From a single Thalassophryne amazonica chromosome 7, fThaAma1.1, whole genome shotgun sequence genomic region:
- the zgc:66448 gene encoding zinc finger protein 160, with product MAPVGDIDGIEDIVDDDDDDDDDADDDDDDDDSDDSEEPDQGVEDDTTAESEKWGFKCKECGEKFKRRETFNLHRHFHAHEDELTTLTCKECGLTFQHRSILIKHRNEHKVKEEQIVPAKKEAFMKEQGRYECAECEKIFMTVDKLRLHNCSNSSDKPYHCPLCRREFHLKSSVTRHMVTHSRDSVFACQECDHIFTNNIALRNHQRSHAALKPYECPECGMVFKHYSVMEDHRRKHTDSTRSHLCNICGKSFKYSSLLHQHQYLHTGQKPFSCPECGKRFAFAQNMKAHCRQHRLRKNNSLPCSEPSSKQAPVSEQETVKRPGKENTNQSEEHKQSYSCPLCRENYDTPASLRTHMRIHETEYEKLDKSNRAPKEFNKNWDKGHTCPQCPSIFREVTSLHMHVLSAHSSAQYLEQVKALPIKQTFPVSSDDVQANWNSDGISIKSYKCPECGKLFRHRSVLELHMRIHSKDKPYQCKVCGKSFRFSSYLQQHLIIHTGKKPYKCPDCGKDFAFLQNMKTHQRLHQEKPFRCTSCRKGYSDEIQLQQHMLSHNGDKPHKCDLCDKSFGLAYLLRDHMNTHTGERPHRCEECHKTFSWFSSLLVHQKIHARKRQGFNQYSSLPAGMKIRGRGSRGRRGGRL from the coding sequence ATGGCACCTGTGGGAGACATAGATGGAATAGAGGAcattgtggatgatgatgatgatgacgacgacgatgccgatgatgatgatgatgatgatgacagtgacGATAGTGAAGAGCCAGACCAAGGGGTCGAAGATGATACAACAGCAGAATCAGAAAAGTGGGGGTTTAAATGTAAGGAATGTGGAGAAAAGTTCAAGCGACGGGAGACATTTAATCTACACCGTCATTTTCACGCACATGAAGATGAGCTCACAACCCTTACCTGCAAAGAATGCGGCCTTACCTTTCAGCATCGCAGCATCCTCATTAAACACAGAAATGAACATAAAGTGAAAGAAGAACAAATAGTTCCTGCAAAGAAAGAGGCGTTCATGAAAGAGCAGGGTAGGTACGAATGTGCAGAATGCGAAAAGATCTTCATGACAGTCGATAAGCTGAGGCTCCACAACTGCAGCAATAGCTCAGATAAGCCTTACCACTGCCCTCTGTGTCGCAGAGAATTCCACTTAAAGTCTTCTGTCACCAGGCACATGGTGACCCATTCCCGGGACAGCGTTTTTGCATGCCAAGAGTGTGATcacatcttcacaaacaacatAGCTCTGCGCAACCACCAGCGATCTCATGCTGCCCTGAAACCTTACGAATGCCCCGAATGTGGCATGGTTTTTAAACATTACTCTGTCATGGAAGACCATCGCCGCAAGCATACAGACAGCACTCGCTCTCACCTGTGCAACATCTGTGGTAAGAGCTTCAAGTATAGCAGCCTTCTGCATCAGCATCAGTACCTGCACACAGGTCAGAAGCCTTTCAGTTGCCCGGAATGTGGTAAACGTTTTGCCTTTGCCCAGAACATGAAGGCGCACTGTCGTCAGCATAGATTGCGCAAAAATAATTCTCTGCCCTGCAGTGAGCCGAGCAGCAAGCAAGCTCCTGTGTCTGAGCAGGAGACCGTGAAAAGACCaggaaaagaaaacacaaaccaAAGCGAGGAACACAAACAATCATACAGCTGTCCCCTTTGTCGAGAGAACTACGACACACCGGCTAGCCTAAGAACCCACATGCGTATTCATGAGACAGAGTATGAGAAATTGGACAAATCAAACAGAGCTCCTAAGGAGTTTAACAAGAACTGGGACAAAGGGCACACATGTCCTCAGTGCCCGAGTATTTTTCGTGAGGTGACAAGCTTGCATATGCATGTGTTAAGTGCCCATAGTTCTGCACAATATTTAGAACAGGTTAAAGCATTGCCTATAAAACAAACTTTTCCCGTAAGCAGTGATGACGTACAAGCAAACTGGAACAGTGATGGCATAAGTATTAAGTCATACAAATGCCCTGAGTGTGGAAAATTGTTCAGGCATCGCTCAGTGTTAGAGTTGCATATGCGCATACATTCCAAGGACAAGCcttaccagtgcaaagtgtgtggcaAAAGCTTTCGATTCAGTAGCTACTTACAGCAACATCTCATCATCCACACAGGCAAAAAGCCCTACAAATGTCCAGACTGTGGGAAGGACTTTGCCTTCTTACAAAACATGAAGACCCATCAAAGGTTGCATCAGGAAAAACCATTCCGTTGTACCAGCTGCCGTAAAGGTTACAGTGATGAGATCCAGTtacagcaacacatgctgtcgcATAACGGTGACAAGCCTCACAAGTGTGACCTTTGTGACAAAAGCTTTGGATTAGCCTATCTGCTTCGTGATCACATGAACACTCATACAGGTGAAAGACCTCATCGTTGTGAGGAGTGTCACAAAACCTTTTCCTGGTTTAGCAGTCTTCTTGTTCACCAAAAGATACACGCACGCAAACGCCAAGGTTTCAACCAGTACAGTTCTTTACCAGCGGGTATGAAGATAAGAGGCAGGGGAAGCAGGGGAAGAAGAGGGGGTCGGCTCTAG